In a single window of the Leptospira harrisiae genome:
- a CDS encoding STAS/SEC14 domain-containing protein, producing the protein MIIFQCPTAVTEYIEDKKIVVLTQTGKNTGANLKDSLNKGVEALIQNKAVKWLSDNRNMGTHTAEDVEWLNNDWTPRAIKAGWKKWALVQPQSALSAMSEKNLVDFFASNGIEVKIFETPEEGFKWLESV; encoded by the coding sequence ATGATAATATTTCAATGCCCCACAGCAGTTACAGAATACATAGAGGATAAAAAGATCGTCGTTCTTACACAAACTGGGAAAAATACTGGGGCCAATTTAAAAGACAGTTTAAACAAAGGTGTTGAGGCTCTCATCCAAAATAAGGCAGTCAAATGGCTTTCAGACAATCGCAATATGGGAACACATACTGCGGAAGATGTGGAATGGTTAAACAACGATTGGACTCCGCGTGCCATCAAAGCTGGTTGGAAAAAATGGGCACTCGTACAACCTCAGTCAGCCTTATCCGCTATGTCTGAGAAAAATCTCGTAGATTTTTTTGCTTCCAATGGAATTGAAGTTAAAATCTTCGAAACTCCAGAAGAAGGATTCAAATGGTTGGAGTCAGTTTAG